A window of the Bradyrhizobium diazoefficiens genome harbors these coding sequences:
- a CDS encoding thiamine pyrophosphate-binding protein, which yields MTIRNTRTGGQILIDQLVAQGVERVTCVPGESYLAALDALHDSPIDVVICRAEGGAAMMAEAYGKLTGRPGICFVTRGPGATNASHGVHIAMQDSTPMILFVGQVDTGMREREAFQELDYKAVFGSMAKWAVEIDRPDRISELVARAFRVALQGRPGPVVIALPENMLTETAAVADAMRIEPAVSWPAPADIEQVSAMLASAKAPLVILGGSRWTDEATKSIARFAERFDLPVATSFRRASLIDADHSHYAGDLGIGPSPGLKARIDNADVILLIGGRMSEMPSSSYTLLDIPTPKQRLIHVHPSSEELGRIYQPALAIQATPAAFAAAVETLKPAGSVAWKGEAAKAHADYLAWTDKARELPGTFQYGRVMTWLRDRLPKDAIVCNGAGNYAGWIHRHHRFHSFAAQLAPTSGSMGYGVPAGVLAKRQFPDRVVVAFAGDGCFLMNGQEFATAVQYDAPLIVIVVDNSQYGTIRMHQERDYPGRVVGTQLKNPDFAMYARAFGGHGERVERTEEFAPAFERALASGKPSILHCIIDPRAMSVGKDFTPAVKA from the coding sequence ATGACCATTCGCAACACCCGCACCGGGGGCCAGATCCTGATCGATCAGCTGGTCGCCCAAGGCGTCGAGCGCGTCACCTGCGTGCCGGGCGAGAGCTACCTCGCCGCGCTCGACGCGCTGCATGACAGCCCGATCGACGTCGTGATCTGCCGCGCCGAAGGCGGCGCTGCGATGATGGCGGAAGCCTATGGCAAGCTCACCGGGCGTCCCGGAATCTGCTTCGTCACCCGCGGCCCCGGCGCCACCAACGCCAGCCACGGCGTTCACATCGCGATGCAGGATTCGACGCCGATGATCCTGTTCGTCGGCCAGGTCGATACCGGCATGCGCGAGCGCGAGGCGTTCCAGGAACTCGACTACAAGGCGGTGTTCGGCTCCATGGCGAAATGGGCGGTGGAGATCGATCGACCCGATCGCATTTCGGAGCTGGTCGCGCGCGCCTTCCGCGTTGCGTTGCAGGGCCGCCCGGGTCCGGTCGTGATCGCGCTGCCGGAGAACATGCTGACCGAGACTGCGGCCGTCGCCGATGCCATGCGCATCGAGCCGGCGGTGAGCTGGCCCGCGCCCGCTGACATCGAGCAGGTCAGCGCGATGCTTGCCAGCGCCAAGGCGCCGCTCGTCATCCTCGGCGGCTCGCGCTGGACCGATGAAGCGACCAAAAGCATCGCGCGTTTTGCCGAACGGTTCGACCTTCCGGTCGCGACCTCGTTTCGCCGCGCGTCGCTGATCGACGCCGACCATTCGCATTATGCCGGCGATCTCGGCATCGGGCCGAGCCCGGGCCTGAAGGCGCGTATCGATAACGCCGACGTCATTCTGCTGATCGGCGGCCGCATGTCGGAGATGCCGTCGTCGTCCTACACGCTGCTCGACATTCCGACGCCGAAGCAGAGGCTGATCCACGTGCATCCGAGCTCCGAAGAGCTCGGCCGCATCTATCAGCCCGCGCTCGCGATTCAGGCGACGCCCGCCGCGTTCGCTGCGGCGGTTGAGACGCTGAAGCCCGCAGGCTCAGTTGCCTGGAAGGGCGAGGCCGCCAAGGCGCATGCCGATTACCTCGCCTGGACCGACAAGGCGCGCGAGCTGCCGGGCACGTTCCAGTATGGTCGGGTCATGACCTGGCTGCGCGATCGCCTGCCGAAGGATGCGATCGTCTGCAACGGCGCCGGCAATTATGCCGGCTGGATCCATCGTCATCATCGCTTCCACAGCTTTGCGGCCCAGCTCGCGCCGACCTCGGGCTCGATGGGCTATGGCGTGCCGGCGGGCGTGCTGGCCAAGCGGCAATTTCCGGATCGCGTCGTCGTCGCCTTTGCCGGCGACGGTTGCTTCCTGATGAACGGCCAGGAATTCGCAACGGCCGTGCAGTATGACGCGCCGCTGATCGTGATCGTCGTCGACAATTCGCAATACGGCACCATCCGCATGCACCAGGAGCGTGACTATCCCGGTCGCGTCGTCGGCACCCAGCTCAAGAACCCTGATTTTGCGATGTACGCCAGGGCGTTCGGCGGCCATGGCGAGCGCGTCGAGCGCACCGAAGAATTCGCGCCGGCATTCGAGCGCGCGCTCGCGTCGGGCAAGCCGTCGATCCTCCATTGCATCATCGATCCACGCGCGATGTCGGTCGGCAAGGATTTCACGCCGGCGGTGAAGGCGTAG
- a CDS encoding RidA family protein: protein MSDITRIDQNARRSRASVFGDLVFLAGQVADTKTADITQQTNEALAKVDDMLARAGTDKSRLLSVQVWLKTMDDFDAMNAVYDAWVVPGNAPTRACGKVELADPACRIEVIAIAARR, encoded by the coding sequence ATGTCGGACATCACCCGCATCGACCAGAACGCCCGCCGCAGCCGCGCTTCCGTATTCGGCGATCTCGTTTTCCTGGCGGGACAAGTGGCTGATACCAAGACCGCCGACATCACCCAGCAGACCAATGAGGCGCTGGCAAAGGTCGATGACATGTTGGCGCGCGCCGGCACCGACAAATCGCGACTGCTCAGCGTGCAGGTCTGGCTCAAGACCATGGACGATTTCGACGCCATGAACGCGGTCTATGATGCCTGGGTCGTGCCGGGCAATGCGCCGACCCGCGCCTGCGGCAAGGTCGAGCTCGCCGATCCGGCCTGCCGCATTGAGGTGATCGCAATTGCCGCGCGGCGCTGA
- a CDS encoding NAD(P)-dependent oxidoreductase — MRAVFVDANDTLAAVTEKLLGVAKLPVGINRNPSIKPDDLPGLLGDAEIMIVDHTAVPSAIAGKCAKLKHVVFLGTGARSYMNPEELAERGIAVHTIKGYGDTAVAECAIALMWASAKSFGEMDRGMREGNWLRRDAVQLTGKTLGLIGFGGIAAEAARMAAGCGMKVIAWNRTPKTHPGVEFVSLEKLLAESHVVSLHLLLNDETKGFLSRQRIAQMRKGSILINTARGAVVDEDAMLDALRSGHIAHAGLDVFTVEPLPAGHALTKLPNVTLSAHSAFRTPEASDNLIGAALDHCRRIIATGK; from the coding sequence GTGCGTGCTGTTTTCGTCGATGCCAACGACACGCTGGCCGCGGTTACCGAGAAGCTGCTCGGCGTGGCGAAACTGCCCGTCGGCATCAACCGCAATCCCTCGATCAAGCCCGATGATCTGCCCGGCCTGCTCGGCGATGCCGAGATCATGATCGTCGATCACACCGCCGTACCCTCAGCCATTGCCGGGAAGTGCGCGAAGCTAAAGCACGTCGTCTTCCTCGGCACCGGCGCGCGCAGCTACATGAACCCGGAGGAGCTCGCCGAGCGCGGCATCGCCGTCCACACCATCAAGGGCTATGGCGACACCGCCGTGGCCGAATGCGCGATCGCGCTGATGTGGGCCTCTGCCAAAAGCTTCGGCGAGATGGACCGCGGCATGCGCGAAGGCAACTGGCTACGGCGTGATGCCGTGCAGCTCACCGGCAAGACCCTCGGCCTGATCGGCTTCGGTGGCATCGCGGCGGAAGCCGCGCGCATGGCGGCGGGCTGCGGCATGAAGGTGATCGCCTGGAACAGGACGCCGAAGACGCATCCGGGCGTCGAATTCGTGTCGCTGGAGAAGCTGCTGGCGGAGAGCCATGTCGTTTCGCTGCATCTTCTGCTCAACGACGAGACCAAGGGCTTTCTGTCGCGCCAGCGCATCGCGCAGATGCGCAAGGGCAGCATTTTGATCAACACCGCGCGCGGCGCCGTCGTGGACGAGGACGCGATGCTCGATGCGCTGCGCTCGGGCCACATTGCCCATGCCGGCCTCGACGTCTTCACCGTCGAGCCGCTGCCCGCTGGGCACGCCCTGACAAAGCTGCCGAACGTGACGCTGTCGGCGCATTCGGCGTTCCGCACGCCCGAGGCGAGCGACAACCTGATCGGCGCGGCGCTCGATCATTGCCGCCGCATCATCGCCACCGGCAAGTAA
- a CDS encoding transporter substrate-binding domain-containing protein, with protein MNRRDALTTVALAGAAMATTAAAKADTAPTSTLDRIKKSGVLRIAVIAGQDPYFHKDLATNQWSGACIDMANDIAGKLGVKVETLESTWGNQILDLQADKIDLAFAVNPTPERALVIDFSTPILVHSFTVITKKGFAKPQTWGELNKPEVKIAVDIGSTHETIARHYCPKATILGFKTRDEAILAVSTGRADCNVSLAVLSVFTLKKNPTLGELAIPRPLLTLPTNLGIRAEADLRYKDFLSAWADYNRSLGQTREWLLKAYETVGLSAEDIPSEVQF; from the coding sequence ATGAACCGCAGGGACGCACTCACCACCGTCGCGCTGGCGGGCGCGGCAATGGCCACGACAGCAGCGGCCAAGGCCGACACCGCCCCGACCTCCACGCTCGACCGCATCAAGAAGAGCGGCGTGCTGCGGATCGCAGTGATCGCCGGTCAGGATCCCTATTTCCACAAAGACCTCGCGACCAATCAATGGTCGGGCGCTTGCATCGACATGGCGAACGACATCGCGGGCAAGCTGGGCGTCAAGGTCGAGACACTGGAATCGACCTGGGGCAACCAGATCCTCGATCTCCAGGCCGACAAGATCGACCTCGCCTTTGCCGTGAACCCGACGCCGGAGCGCGCACTGGTGATCGACTTCTCGACGCCGATCCTGGTGCACTCCTTCACCGTCATCACCAAGAAGGGCTTCGCCAAGCCTCAGACCTGGGGCGAGCTCAACAAGCCCGAGGTCAAGATCGCCGTCGACATCGGCTCGACGCACGAGACGATCGCGCGCCATTACTGCCCGAAGGCGACCATCCTCGGCTTCAAGACGCGCGACGAAGCGATTCTCGCGGTGTCGACGGGCCGGGCCGACTGCAATGTCTCGCTGGCGGTGCTTTCGGTCTTCACGCTGAAGAAGAATCCGACGCTTGGCGAACTCGCGATCCCGCGCCCGCTGCTGACGCTGCCGACCAACCTCGGCATCCGCGCCGAAGCCGATCTTCGCTACAAGGATTTCCTCAGTGCCTGGGCCGACTACAACCGTTCGCTGGGCCAGACTCGTGAATGGCTGCTGAAGGCCTATGAAACCGTCGGCCTCAGCGCCGAGGACATCCCGAGCGAAGTGCAGTTCTGA
- a CDS encoding MFS transporter: MTTSPHATSPKTNSQSTTSNSASAPPHLAIVLFSLAMGGFAIGTTEFASMSLLPFFAADLHIDEPTAGHAISAYALGVVLGAPLIAVLGARFARRTQLLVLMAVFALGNALTALAPSFGAMIAARFLSGLPHGAYFGIAALVAASLVPQHRRSQAVGQVMLGLTVATIIGVPLANLIGQAVGWRASFGLVSALALLTMLLCALFAPRDRAGRSDPLRELGALKSRRVWITLAISAIGFGGMFAVYTYLATTLIEVTKVRTEVIPFFLAIFGIGATLGNLFVPRFADRALMPTAGGILLFAAVALLVFPLAAGNPWLLAIDIFAIGASVALGAVLQTRLMDVAGDAQALAAALNHSAFNTANALGPFLGGLAIRQGLGWTSTGPVGAALAVVGFLIWIVAYRDGGSTPVEHVSGSDAAPQENAPLKRAPPLAPEKRSRSKDPVA, encoded by the coding sequence ATGACGACCTCGCCTCACGCGACCTCGCCAAAAACGAACTCGCAAAGCACGACATCGAATTCGGCTTCCGCGCCCCCTCATCTCGCCATCGTCCTGTTCTCGCTCGCGATGGGCGGGTTTGCGATCGGAACCACCGAATTCGCATCGATGAGCCTGCTGCCGTTCTTCGCGGCCGACCTTCACATCGACGAGCCGACGGCTGGACACGCGATCAGCGCTTACGCCCTCGGCGTGGTGCTGGGTGCGCCGCTGATTGCCGTGCTCGGTGCACGATTCGCACGGCGCACGCAGTTGCTGGTGCTGATGGCGGTGTTCGCGCTCGGCAATGCCCTCACCGCGCTTGCGCCGAGCTTTGGCGCGATGATTGCCGCCCGCTTTCTCTCAGGCCTGCCCCACGGCGCCTATTTCGGCATCGCCGCGTTGGTTGCGGCCTCGCTTGTTCCGCAACACCGCCGCTCGCAGGCGGTTGGCCAAGTGATGCTGGGCCTGACCGTTGCCACCATCATCGGCGTTCCCTTGGCCAATCTGATTGGCCAGGCGGTCGGCTGGCGCGCGAGTTTTGGCCTCGTCTCGGCACTGGCGCTGCTCACGATGCTGCTGTGCGCGCTGTTCGCACCGCGCGACCGGGCTGGCCGGTCGGATCCACTGCGCGAGCTCGGCGCGCTCAAAAGCCGCCGCGTCTGGATCACGCTCGCGATCAGCGCCATCGGCTTCGGCGGCATGTTCGCCGTCTACACCTATCTGGCGACGACCTTGATCGAGGTCACCAAGGTCCGCACCGAGGTCATTCCGTTCTTCCTGGCGATCTTCGGCATCGGCGCCACGCTCGGCAATCTGTTCGTGCCGCGCTTCGCCGATCGCGCGTTGATGCCGACGGCGGGCGGCATCCTGCTGTTTGCAGCCGTCGCGCTGCTGGTGTTTCCGCTGGCCGCCGGCAATCCCTGGCTGCTGGCGATCGACATTTTTGCGATCGGCGCCAGCGTCGCGCTCGGGGCCGTGCTGCAAACGCGGCTGATGGACGTCGCGGGAGACGCGCAGGCGCTCGCGGCCGCGCTCAACCATTCGGCGTTCAACACCGCCAATGCGCTCGGCCCATTCCTCGGCGGCCTCGCCATTCGCCAGGGGCTCGGCTGGACCTCCACCGGCCCCGTCGGCGCCGCGCTGGCGGTCGTGGGCTTTCTGATCTGGATCGTCGCCTATCGCGACGGCGGCTCGACACCGGTCGAGCACGTCTCGGGCAGTGACGCCGCACCACAAGAGAACGCTCCCCTCAAGCGCGCGCCACCGTTGGCGCCGGAGAAACGGAGCCGCTCCAAGGACCCGGTGGCCTGA
- a CDS encoding alpha-hydroxy acid oxidase, which yields MRLAQCHNFHDFRRLARHRLPGPIFNYIDGAADDETTHRRNSASFEHCDLLPNVLRGVQQVDLSVTVMGQKLALPFYCSPTALQRLFHHDGERAVAAAAAKYGTMFGVSSLGTVSLEELRKAYDTPQVYQFYFHRDRGLNRAMMQRAKEAGVEVMMLTVDSITGGNRERDLRTGFSIPFRLTLAGMLQFAIKPRWGIEYLTHEKFRLPQLEEHVDMGGGAMSIGRYFTEMLDPAMNWDDVAEMVRTWNGPFCLKGIMSVEDARRAVDIGCAGIVLSNHGGRQLDGSRSAFDQLAEIVDAVGDRIDVMMDGGIQRGTHILKALSLGAKAVGLGRYYLYPLAAAGQPGVERALGLLRAELERGMKLMGCTSISQLSRANLRFRPG from the coding sequence ATGCGACTGGCACAATGTCATAACTTCCACGACTTCCGGCGGCTGGCGCGTCACCGGCTGCCCGGCCCGATCTTCAACTATATCGACGGCGCCGCCGACGATGAGACGACCCATCGCCGCAACAGCGCCAGCTTCGAGCATTGCGATTTGCTGCCCAACGTGCTGCGTGGCGTGCAGCAGGTCGACCTTTCAGTGACGGTCATGGGCCAGAAGCTCGCGCTGCCGTTCTATTGCTCGCCGACCGCCTTGCAGCGGCTGTTCCATCATGACGGCGAGCGCGCAGTCGCCGCGGCGGCTGCGAAATATGGCACCATGTTCGGTGTCTCCTCGCTGGGCACGGTGAGCCTCGAGGAACTGCGCAAGGCCTACGACACGCCGCAGGTCTATCAGTTCTATTTCCACAGGGATCGCGGCCTCAACCGCGCCATGATGCAGCGCGCCAAGGAGGCCGGCGTCGAGGTGATGATGCTGACGGTGGACAGCATCACTGGAGGAAATCGCGAGCGCGATCTGCGCACCGGCTTCAGCATTCCCTTCCGCCTGACGCTTGCCGGCATGCTGCAGTTCGCGATCAAGCCGCGATGGGGCATCGAGTATCTCACCCACGAGAAATTCAGGCTGCCGCAACTGGAGGAGCACGTCGACATGGGTGGCGGCGCCATGTCGATCGGCCGCTATTTCACGGAGATGCTGGATCCCGCGATGAACTGGGACGATGTCGCGGAGATGGTGCGAACCTGGAACGGGCCGTTCTGCTTGAAAGGGATCATGTCGGTGGAAGACGCGCGTCGCGCAGTTGATATCGGCTGTGCCGGGATCGTCCTGTCCAACCATGGCGGCCGCCAGCTCGACGGCTCCCGCTCAGCCTTCGATCAGCTCGCCGAAATCGTCGATGCCGTGGGTGACCGCATCGATGTGATGATGGATGGCGGCATCCAGCGCGGAACTCATATCCTGAAAGCGTTGTCGCTCGGAGCCAAGGCGGTCGGGCTTGGACGATATTATCTGTATCCGCTCGCCGCCGCCGGCCAGCCCGGTGTCGAACGGGCCCTCGGCCTGCTGCGCGCCGAGCTCGAGCGCGGCATGAAGCTGATGGGGTGCACGTCGATCAGCCAGCTGTCGCGCGCCAATCTGCGCTTCCGGCCCGGGTAG
- the uxuA gene encoding mannonate dehydratase, translating into MLEGWRWYGPDDPVSLDDVRQAGATDIVSALHQVPIGEAWTRKAVEERKDFIERGQPGRSQLTWSVVESIPIPDDVKRLGAKATKSIEAWIASLEAVAASGIKIICYNFMPVVDWCRTDLEWELPNGARAMRFDQDRFAAFELHILKRPAAAQEYSQEAQARAKARFEKMSQADIDYLIMAIASALPGSTTEPMTIPQFRDRLETYRDITPKVLRQHLAEFLARVAPVAEQLGVSLTLHPDDPPRPLFGLPRVASTADDYQALFGAVPSQANGICLCTGSLGVRAENNLPAMAERFGPRIAFAHLRATKREADGLTFYESDHLDGDVDMVAVLKVLLKENARRSPDKQIVFRPDHGHRMLDDLAATKRTNPGYTAIGRLRGLAELRGAIRAIEHQ; encoded by the coding sequence ATGCTAGAGGGATGGCGCTGGTACGGGCCGGATGATCCGGTCTCGCTCGACGATGTCAGGCAGGCCGGGGCGACAGATATCGTCTCGGCGCTGCATCAGGTCCCGATTGGGGAGGCCTGGACGCGCAAGGCGGTCGAGGAGCGCAAGGATTTCATCGAGCGCGGCCAGCCCGGCCGCTCGCAGCTGACCTGGTCGGTGGTGGAATCGATTCCGATCCCCGACGACGTCAAGCGCCTCGGGGCCAAGGCAACGAAGTCGATCGAAGCGTGGATCGCGAGCCTGGAGGCGGTGGCCGCTTCCGGCATCAAGATCATCTGCTACAATTTCATGCCTGTGGTCGACTGGTGCCGGACCGATCTGGAATGGGAGCTGCCGAACGGCGCCCGCGCCATGCGCTTCGACCAGGACCGCTTTGCGGCGTTCGAGCTGCATATCCTCAAGCGCCCTGCGGCCGCGCAGGAATATTCGCAGGAAGCGCAGGCGCGCGCGAAGGCGCGGTTCGAGAAGATGAGCCAGGCGGACATCGACTATCTCATCATGGCGATCGCCAGCGCGCTGCCGGGCTCGACCACCGAGCCGATGACCATCCCGCAATTCCGCGATCGGTTAGAGACCTATCGTGACATCACGCCAAAGGTCCTGCGGCAGCATCTCGCCGAGTTCCTCGCGCGTGTCGCGCCGGTCGCCGAGCAACTCGGCGTGTCGCTGACCCTACATCCGGATGATCCGCCGCGCCCGCTGTTCGGCCTGCCGCGCGTCGCCTCGACCGCCGACGACTACCAGGCGCTGTTCGGTGCCGTGCCGTCCCAGGCCAACGGCATCTGCCTGTGCACCGGCTCGCTCGGCGTGCGTGCCGAGAACAATCTGCCTGCGATGGCCGAGCGTTTCGGCCCGCGGATCGCTTTCGCGCATCTGCGTGCGACCAAGCGCGAGGCCGACGGCCTGACGTTCTACGAGTCCGATCATCTCGATGGCGACGTCGACATGGTCGCGGTGCTGAAGGTGCTGTTGAAGGAGAACGCGCGGCGTTCGCCGGACAAGCAAATCGTGTTCCGTCCCGATCATGGCCACCGCATGCTCGACGATCTCGCCGCCACCAAGCGCACCAATCCGGGCTATACTGCAATCGGCCGCCTCCGGGGGCTCGCCGAGCTCCGCGGCGCGATCCGCGCGATCGAGCATCAATAA
- a CDS encoding L-idonate 5-dehydrogenase → MTSTSLAATLFGPEDLRMIEHPLDRLADGMVRIRFGAGGICGSDMHYFRHARTGDFVVKSPLVLGHEISGQVAEIAGSAANLKVGDRVAVNPSRWCGHCTACREGRQNLCENIYFMGSASKTPHMQGGFANYFDAIPAQCVKIPDHVSYQAAALAEPLAVCLHAVARAGNIQGKRGIIFGAGPIGLLTMLAAHRAGMADITVADIASAPLAFATRLGASHVENVANGEEGLKAQAASRPYDVAFEVSGTAAGLASAIGIVRRGGIVVQIGNLPGGQIPTPSNAVMAKEIDLRGSFRFGLEFMTAVELIGAGSVDVLSLVTAERPLSTAPDALRLALDRSQSVKVVLTADRRDP, encoded by the coding sequence ATGACCTCGACCTCTCTCGCCGCAACCCTGTTCGGCCCCGAAGATCTGCGCATGATCGAGCATCCGCTCGACAGGCTCGCAGACGGCATGGTGCGCATCCGCTTCGGTGCCGGCGGCATCTGCGGCTCGGACATGCATTACTTCCGCCACGCCCGGACCGGCGACTTCGTGGTGAAGTCGCCGCTGGTGCTCGGGCACGAGATCTCGGGCCAGGTCGCGGAGATCGCCGGCTCGGCGGCGAACCTGAAGGTCGGCGACCGCGTCGCCGTCAATCCGTCGCGCTGGTGCGGCCATTGCACTGCCTGTCGCGAGGGTCGTCAAAACCTCTGCGAAAATATCTACTTCATGGGTTCGGCGTCGAAAACGCCGCATATGCAGGGCGGTTTTGCCAACTATTTCGATGCGATCCCGGCGCAGTGCGTGAAGATCCCGGACCATGTGTCCTATCAGGCCGCAGCGCTCGCCGAGCCTCTTGCGGTCTGCCTGCACGCCGTCGCGCGTGCCGGTAACATCCAGGGCAAGCGCGGCATCATCTTTGGCGCCGGTCCGATCGGGCTTCTGACCATGTTGGCCGCGCACCGCGCCGGCATGGCCGATATCACGGTGGCCGACATCGCATCGGCCCCGCTGGCCTTCGCGACCCGGCTCGGCGCATCGCATGTCGAGAACGTCGCAAACGGTGAAGAGGGCCTGAAAGCGCAGGCGGCCTCGCGTCCCTACGATGTCGCGTTCGAAGTCTCTGGCACGGCCGCGGGTCTTGCCAGCGCCATCGGCATTGTCAGGCGCGGTGGTATTGTCGTGCAGATCGGCAACCTGCCGGGCGGCCAGATTCCGACGCCGTCGAATGCGGTGATGGCGAAGGAGATCGACCTGCGCGGCTCGTTCCGCTTTGGGCTCGAATTCATGACCGCGGTGGAACTGATCGGTGCGGGCAGCGTCGACGTGCTGTCGCTGGTCACGGCCGAGCGGCCGCTGTCGACTGCGCCGGACGCGTTGCGGCTGGCGCTCGACCGCTCGCAGAGCGTCAAGGTCGTGCTGACCGCTGACCGGAGAGATCCATGA
- a CDS encoding TRAP transporter large permease, giving the protein MLLLLGGFLVLMLLGVPVAIAMAASSLLYILVSGVTPDVTLAQRMIAGVESFPLLAVPFFILAGNLMNIAGVTGRIYKFAVALVGWMRGGLGHVNIIGSVIFSGMSGTAIADAAGLGTIEIKAMKDHGYTTEFSVGVTAASATLGPIIPPSLPFVIYGMMANVSIGALFLGGVIPGVVLTLLMMATVTYFAYRNKWGSDTPFSWPQLGSAGLEIVVVLSFPLAIWLMTLAGLSTNLAVVIGLGALLAIDWYFDFSAVMALMAPVILIGGMTLGWFTPTEAAVAAVIWSLFLGLVRYRTMTLKTVAKATFDTIETTASVLFIVTAASIFAWLLTVSQAAQLLSDWMLSITHNKWVFLALANVLILFVGCFIDTTAAITILVPILLPIVLKLGIDPIHFGLIMTLNLMIGLLHPPLGMVLFVLARVAKLSVERTTVAILPWLVPLLVALIAITYIPELTLWLPKYMGLSK; this is encoded by the coding sequence ATGTTGCTGTTGCTCGGAGGTTTCCTCGTCCTGATGCTGCTCGGCGTTCCCGTGGCGATTGCCATGGCCGCGTCGTCGCTGCTCTACATCCTGGTCAGCGGCGTGACGCCCGATGTCACGCTGGCGCAACGCATGATCGCGGGCGTCGAGAGCTTTCCGCTGCTCGCCGTGCCCTTCTTCATCCTGGCCGGCAATCTCATGAACATCGCCGGCGTCACCGGCCGCATTTACAAGTTCGCGGTTGCGCTGGTCGGCTGGATGCGCGGCGGCCTCGGCCACGTCAACATCATCGGCTCGGTGATCTTCTCCGGCATGTCCGGCACCGCGATCGCGGACGCCGCCGGTCTCGGCACCATCGAGATCAAGGCGATGAAGGACCACGGCTACACCACCGAGTTCTCCGTCGGCGTCACCGCGGCCTCTGCGACGCTCGGGCCCATCATCCCGCCGTCGCTGCCCTTCGTGATCTACGGCATGATGGCAAATGTCTCGATCGGTGCGCTGTTTCTTGGCGGCGTCATTCCCGGCGTGGTCCTGACGCTGCTGATGATGGCGACGGTCACTTACTTCGCCTACCGGAATAAATGGGGCAGCGACACCCCGTTCTCCTGGCCGCAGCTCGGCTCGGCCGGCCTCGAGATCGTCGTCGTGCTGTCTTTCCCGCTCGCGATCTGGCTGATGACGCTGGCCGGCCTATCGACCAACCTCGCGGTCGTCATCGGGCTCGGCGCGCTGCTCGCGATCGACTGGTATTTCGACTTTTCGGCGGTGATGGCGCTGATGGCGCCTGTCATCCTGATCGGCGGCATGACGCTCGGCTGGTTCACGCCGACGGAGGCCGCGGTCGCCGCCGTGATCTGGTCGCTGTTCCTCGGCCTCGTGCGTTACCGCACCATGACCTTGAAGACCGTGGCGAAGGCGACCTTCGATACCATCGAGACCACGGCCTCGGTGCTGTTCATCGTCACCGCCGCCTCGATTTTCGCCTGGCTGCTGACGGTGTCGCAGGCCGCCCAGCTGCTCTCGGACTGGATGCTCAGCATCACCCACAACAAATGGGTGTTTTTGGCGCTCGCCAACGTGTTGATCCTGTTCGTCGGCTGCTTCATCGACACCACGGCGGCGATCACCATCCTGGTGCCGATCCTGCTGCCGATCGTGCTCAAGCTCGGCATCGATCCCATTCATTTCGGCCTGATCATGACGCTGAACCTGATGATCGGCCTGTTGCATCCGCCGCTCGGCATGGTGCTGTTCGTGCTCGCGCGCGTGGCGAAGCTCTCGGTCGAGCGCACCACGGTCGCGATCCTGCCCTGGCTGGTGCCGCTGCTGGTCGCGCTGATCGCGATCACCTACATTCCCGAACTGACCCTCTGGCTGCCGAAATACATGGGACTTTCCAAATGA
- a CDS encoding TRAP transporter small permease encodes MSTAEAHRQITGDEIAHTFEEEAMPKVDLGIYAFEDWVALAIFWVMALAVFLQFFTRYVLNDSYAWTEEIATYCLIGVVFIGASMCVRLSRHIQVDLIYRYLPHAVARALSTVIDLIRIAFFGYAVKLVWVYIQIIGDESMTTINFPKNYVYYAVLLGFVLMFVRSLQVALQHLRQGYSILERPGAYDGFEG; translated from the coding sequence ATGTCGACCGCCGAAGCGCACCGGCAGATCACCGGGGACGAGATTGCCCATACCTTCGAGGAGGAGGCCATGCCGAAGGTCGATCTCGGCATTTACGCATTCGAGGATTGGGTGGCGCTGGCGATCTTCTGGGTGATGGCGCTCGCCGTCTTCCTGCAGTTCTTCACCCGCTACGTCCTCAACGACAGCTACGCCTGGACCGAGGAGATCGCGACCTATTGCCTGATCGGCGTGGTCTTCATCGGCGCCTCGATGTGCGTGCGGCTGTCGCGGCACATCCAGGTCGACCTGATCTACCGCTATCTGCCGCATGCCGTGGCGCGCGCGCTGTCGACGGTCATCGACCTGATCCGGATCGCCTTCTTCGGCTACGCCGTCAAGCTGGTCTGGGTCTACATCCAGATCATCGGCGACGAGTCTATGACCACGATCAACTTTCCCAAGAACTACGTCTACTACGCCGTGCTGCTCGGCTTCGTGCTGATGTTCGTTCGCTCGCTGCAGGTCGCGCTGCAACATTTGCGGCAGGGCTATTCGATCCTCGAACGCCCCGGCGCTTACGACGGTTTTGAAGGGTAA